GCGGGTCCCCAATCCTGTTGAACCGGTAGATACATATTGCCTGCTTGTGATATAATTAAAACTGGTTTTTCCCAGGTAACTCTGGTAAAACAGGTTGCCTGTTGTACCTACGCTGCCATATAAACGTAAAGTGGAAAGAATGTTATTTGGCTGGAAAAAATGTTCCTGGTGCAGGCTCCAGCTGGCCCCGGCGGACCAATGGATTGTAGCTGGGTGATTTTTACTGTATTGAGACGACTCATCGGCATTGACAGTGCCTTCCAGCTGATACCGGTTATCGTAACTATAACCAAGGTTACCATAACCTGAAATAAGCCGGGTGGTTATTTTACCCGCATCGGGCCTGGTATTGAGATAGGCATTGCCCAAAGCCAGGTCAGCGAATTTATCGCTGGTAAAACCAGCCAATGTAATACCAGCCGACTGGCTGTTGGTTTGCTGGGCAATTACACCCGTGGAAACATACAGCTGGTGCCGGTCGATCTTTTTAGTATAATCCAGGTTCAGATTACCATCAATACTCAGGAAATCATTTGCAATCTGCGTATAGGTACCTCTTTTAAAAAAACTATCGGGCGGAAAGTTGGCAAAGGCAAGATGACTGGGTGGCAAAAAGTTGTTGGTTTCATCCGACTGTTTACTGATACTCATTCTGCCGCTCAGTTTGAAACCATTCCCGATGCTCCAGACAGCAGACAGCACATCGCTCAGCCTTGAATAATCAGTTGTATTGGTGGTAGACAGGCCGCCGTTCCAGGCAGGATTGAAAAAACGCACCGTATCGGGGTTGGCATACATATCCAACAGCTTTTTAAATCCATGGGTCACCGGGTTAACGGGGTCCCAGAAAGCATTCTGTTTGGCATAGTCGGCAAAATTGCCATATGGGGAATTAGCTGCTTTGGAAGAGGTTACGGAAAGATAATTGGTTAAAAAAACATTCTTTACGTGTACATTTAAATAAGCGCCCAGGTTGATGTTCTTTCTGCCGGAACCTTTCATCACCCCCTGCATAGCATTATACGCCACATCTGCTCCATAAGCAATATCAAGGTCCCCCCCCTCGAGCGATAATGAATGGCGTTGTCCTATGCCCGTTTGAGTAGGTACAGCCAGCCAGTTGGTGTTCACCCCATCATCTACCTGCTGCTGCCTGTTTTGCCAGGCTGCGGCATTATTTGTGTATACCCCTGCTGCTTTATCAAGACCCAGCTTTTCTGCTGCGGTTGGTAAATGATAGGAAGACAGATCGGGTGAAGCAATTTGCACCTGGCCGGTATATGTTACGTTCATACGGCCGGCTTTCGGCTTCAGGGTTTGAATAAGCAATACGCCGTTCCCACCCCGGGCGCCATAAGCTGCCGTGGCTACCGCATCTTTCAACACCACGATCCTTTCAATGCGGTTCACATCTATATCAAGCACACTTTGCAAGGCAACCTGTACCCCGTTCAATATTATCACCGGCTGGTTGGGGTTATAAATGTCACTGGCTACAAAATCGCCGGTGGAGGGATTCAATTGCGCATTGGTATTGGAAACACCTCCATGGGTGGCCATGGTAGCTGATGCTGGAAAATTATTGCGGCCTCTGATACTTATAGCAGGGGCTGCATTGGGATCGTTGCCGGTATAATTATTTACTTCAACTATTAAGGAGGGAGCAAAATATCTTAGAACGCTGATGAAGTTGAGGGCATTTACTTTTCGCAATTCGGCGCCATCGATGACCGAGTAAGCAGCCGCCGTATTTTCAAGCGGGCGCTGGTACAAACCGTTTGTAAAATCTTCCAGCGGCACATCCCTTTCCTGTTTAATCAGGCGAACCGTCAACTCCGGTTCTACCTTTTTATCCTGCGATAAATAACCGATCCTTGAGATATTGACCACCTGGTAGTTTTTCACCGAATCAAGTTCTGCATATCCGTTCTCATTTGTATAAAACCTGTGTTTACCAATCATGACAAGCGCTTTGTTCAAGCCCGTGTCGCCCGACAGGTCTTTAACATAGATCCTGACTTTGTGATAGATGGAAGGAATACTGTCGCGCCTGATGACCTGAAAGTTTTCCCGCGCATATAGTGTATTGACAAGACATAGCAGTACAACGCCAAAGGCAATTACAAGCTTCGTTTTTTTCATTAGCGAGTTATAGGTTTTGGAATACTGGAATGTTAAATTAACAGAGTTTTGGGAGGTTGTTTTGACTGTTCTACAAACTGGACATTCCAGTTGACCAATATTCCCTTCAGACTGACCAAAATTTCATCAACCAATACCATTGATTCGTCCGGCAAAAACAACAACATGTCCATTGAAAAAATTGTACGCCCAATATTTTAATAGATTACTGTGGTCAATTGCATTTTTAAAATTGAGTTTGTTTACTTTTTAATATTGAAACCTTGACGCCGCTGCTTTTTAATCGAAGGCCATTCCCTGTTTTGCTTGCTCACTGGGCGGCCTGGATCATTATATATTCGCTTAGCTATCTTCCCACTGCCTTAAATGCCCCCAGGATCAACTGGACCCTTTTTTACCAGCAATATCTGGGGTTGAGTTCTGTTAACTTCTTTTTATTTTACGTGGTAGCTTTTTACCTGTTGCGCGGGCTGGGCATGCAAAAAACCAGGTGGATCTGGTTGGCTATAAGCTGTATTGTATTGGTAATCTTGTTTACTTATTTGAAATTCCGGCTCTATACTTATTTCACCGGGCAGGCGCTCTATAACAATATAAATGCCCCTGAATTCCTGAAGCAGCGTTGGCATAAAGAAACAACCAAGCCCCTGGGGATCTTCAGCTACCACTTCAGAAGCTATTTTCAGGCGAATCTGTTCTATTCATTTTCGATTGTGGTGGTTGCCATAGCTTACCGCTCCGTTATTGCCTGGTACCTCCAGGAAAAAAGCAGGCGGGAACTGGAGAACCAGAAATTGAAGGCAGAACTGGCCTTCCTGGAAAGCCAGATCAACCCACATTTCCTGTTCAATGCCCTGAATAATATTTATGCCTTATCGGTGCAGGAAAACAGCAAATTGACTGGCAACAGTTTGTTGAAGCTGTCGGACCTGTTGCGGTATATGCTGTACGAAAAAGAGGAAGCGGGCGACCTGGTACCGCTCGATAAAGAGATCCTGCACATCAATAATTACATTGACCTGGAGAAGATCCGTCACCGGGGCCCCATTCATATTGATTTCTCCATACAAGGTGAGATAAATGGTAAAATGGTAGTGCCCCTGCTGATCTTTCCATTGATAGAGAACGCCTGCAAACATGGCATTCTTACTGACGCTAAAAGCCCGGTTACCATACTCCTGAACGTAACTGAAGACCGCCTGGAATTTTCACTGGCCAATTATTGCAATAATTACCAAAAGGACAAAGCGGGTGGTATTGGGGTGCAGAATGTAAAAAAACGACTGGAGTTGATCTATGGCGCACAACATAGCTTTCAGGAAATAAAAACCGGGAACAGGTATACTGTAAATTTAAACATACCATTATAACGTATTATGTCTTCTATGTTCACCTGCATGGTCATTGACGATGAGCCGCTGGCCATCCAATTGCTGGCAAACCATATCGGCAAACTGCCTTTTCTGGAACTTACCAACGAGTTCAATGATCCCATGGAGGCGTTGCTCAGTTTCAGCAACCATCCCGTTGATCTTATTTTCCTGGATATCCAAATGCCCCAGTTGAATGGCATTCAGTTTATGAAGCTGTTACAGAACCGGTCCCGGGTAATTATCACGTCTGCCTACCAGAAATACGCCATAGAAGGGTTTGAACACGATGTGGTGGATTATTTATTGAAACCCATCCGGTTTGAACGGTTTTACAAAGCGGTTGAAAAGGCTTATAAACTAAAAAATCCCGACCAGCAACCGGAGCCGCCAAAAGAATTACAACCTGCTACCGGTGGGTATATTTTTGTAAAAGTGGAAACGAGAATGGTAAGGATAGAACTGGATGATATTTTGTTTGTTGAGGGGTTGAAAAACTATGTATCCATCAATACAAAAACCCAAAAGTTCATTTCCCTGCAAACAATGAAACAACTGGAAGAAACTTTACCGCATAACCGTTTTGTACGGGTACACAAAAGCTTCATCATTGCGCTCGACAAGATCAGCTCCATCGAGCGCCAGGAAATAACTATCCAGGATCGCATTGTGCCCATTGGCCTTACTTTCCAGGAACAATTTTTCAAATTGCTGGATGCGCTGTAACGAAAACTCATCCATTAAAACCGGCAATTGGTACGGCAAAAACACCAATATATCCTTTGTCATTTTCTTTCCTTCATTAAATCAATAGATTACCGCCGTCAATACTATTTAAAAAACGTTCACTACATTTTAATATTGCCTCTTTTGACGCCCGCGCTTTTTAACAGAAGGCCTTTGTTTATATTTTTTGCTCATTGGGCAACCTGGTTGCTTGTATATGCGATCACCTTTCTTCCCATGGCATTGAATGCACCGTGGATCGGCTGGGCCTTTTTTTGTGAAAGCTTCCTGGTAATAGCCACTGTTAACTTCCTGCTGTTTTACCTGGCGGCTTTTTACCTGATGCAAAAGATTGAAATTAAAAGAACCAGGGGGGCCTGGTTAAGTATCAGCTGTCTTGTATTGCCCGTGTTATTAACTTACCTTAAATTCAGGATCTCGGTTTATTTTATGGGGCATGTGCTGGCCGATAAAACTGTACAACTGCCTGCTTCCTACCGGGAGCAATGGCAGGAAGCAACACAGGGAACCCGGGGCTTATTCAGCGCCCCCTTTAAAACCTATTTTCAAACGAACATCTATTTTTCGTTTTCCATTGTTGTAATAGCCATTGCCTATCGCTCGGCCGTTGCCTGGTACCTGCAGGAAAAGAACCGGCGCGAACTGGAGAACCAGAAATTACGGGCCGAACTTTCGTTCCTTGTAATGCAGGTAAACCCCCATTTCCTCTTCAATGCACTGAACAATATTTATTCCTTGCTGGTACTGGAAAACAGTAAACTGGCAGGGAACAGCATTCTTAAACTCTCGGAACTGCTGCGGTATATGTTGTATGAAAAAGCGGATGAGAACAATAAAGTGGCGCTTGAAAGAGAGATCCGGCATATCAACAGCTATATCGACCTGGAAAAAATGCGCCGTTCCGAACGGGTGTATTTCAACTTCTCCATTGAAGGTGATGTTTGCACCAAACGGGTAGCTCCCCTTCTGCTGTTCCCATTGGTAGAAAATTCTTTCAAACATGGGGTGCTTACCGACCCCGGCAAACCGGTGATTTTACAGTTAAACGTAACAGATGAGCAATTGTATTTTTCCCTGGAAAACTACAAGAACAGTCATCTGAAAGACACAGTGGGCGGCATTGGCATTCAGAATGTAAAAAAACGCCTGGAGCTTATCTATGGCAGCCATTTTACTTTCCATGAAACTCAAAACGAGGAGGTGTATAAAGTAAAATTACAATTACCTTTATGAATGAAAATGTCCCTGCTATGTTGCAATGCATGGTAATAGACGACGAACCCCTTGCCATTCAGCTGCTGGTGAACCACATCGGCAAAGTGCCTTTTTTACAACTGGCCGGCACCTTTAACAACCCCATGGAGGCTTTGCTCCACATTAACACAAACCCCATCGACCTCATTTTCCTGGATATTCAAATGCCCCAGTTAAACGGCGTACAGTTTATGCAATTACTGCAAAACCGCGCCCAGGTAATTGTAACCTCTGCGTATGACAAATACGCCATCGATGGGTTTGAACACAATGTGGTGGACTATATGATAAAGCCCATTGCGTTTGAACGATTTTACAAGGCCGCTGAAAAGGCTTATAACCTGAAAAACCCGGGCCAGAAGGCAGAACAACCTAAAGACGCCTACCCTGCCACAGGCGGTTACATTTTTGTGAAGGTGGAAACCAAGATGGTGCGGGTAGAGCTGGACGATATTTTATTTATAGAAGGGCTGAAGAACTATGTATCCATTCAAACAAAAACCCAGCGCATTATTACCCTGCAGGTAATGAAGCAGCTGGAAGAAATATTGCCACCCAATCGCTTCGTACGGGTGCACAAGAGCTACATTATTGCGCTGGACAAGATCACTTCCATCGAGCGCCAGGAGATCACGATCAAAGACCGCATTATTCCTATTGGGATCACTTATCAGGAGCAGTTCTTTAAACTACTGGAGACGAGGAAACCCTAGTAGTGAGTTGTGAGTTGTCAGTTGTGAGTGGGTTCCCGACTGTTCAGAAGTCTAAAAAATCGCGAGCTCACTCACAACTCACTACTGACAACTCACTATTTAATAAACACTATCGTACTGGGATTAATTGCCGGTGAAGTTGAGAAGTTAAACTTCTTATTACCATTCTTATCAAAGCAAAATACCTCGCCTGAAGTTTTGTAATCTTTTGCATCGGTAACGTATACATCGCCATTGGCAGGATCTACATTCACATTATACGGGTTCATTACTTTGGTGCCATCGGTAACGAAGTTGGCGCTCACCTGGGAAAAATCGGTGGTGCTTAATTTACGTACGGTTGCTACGCCATAATAACTGGCCGCGGCATACAGGGCATTGTTATAGTATTTGATGCGGCCTACTGCGGTATCAGCTACTTTTACAACTGAATTGGTGGCAGTGCTTACTTTAACCAGTCTTGATTTATACAAACCGGCATAATCAGGTCCACAGGAGATGTACAAATTACCAGCCTCATCTGAAGTCATATAGCCGGGGTTATAGCCTACGGTTATTTTTTTAGTTTCGGTCATGGTGGTCAGGTCTACTATAGAAACCGTTGAATCGCTCACGGCATTCAATGCACCGGAAACAGCCACATATAATTTATCGCCCAGGATAGCCATTTGCTCCAGGTTGGGCCCGATGTTGATGTCCTTTTCAATAGCCAGGCTGGTGGTATCGATCACTGAAACTTTACCATCCCAGTTAGACACCAATACTTTGCCTTTATAAGACGTTACATAACGTGGCTGACGGTTTACATTGCCGGCGGTTTTAAAACTGATGTTGGTGATCTTTACACCTGTATGCGCATCGGCAACAGTTACCACCCCTGATTCATTCATTACAATATACAGTTTGGTACCATAGATCAACATGTCGTTACCCGTATCGCCCAGTCCGGTACCGCCGTTTGTTTTGGCGAAAAAATCGGTACTGCTAACGCCGGTAGTGTTATTGTAATACGAAAGCATGCTGTTGTTTTGCTGCCACAGTCCTTCGCTCAATACATATACCCCGGTGGTAACTTTTGGCGCCGACGAATCGTCCTTATCTTTTTTACACGATGTTATACCAATTACCAATAGGGATACAAACAAAATGATCCTGTTGTGTTTCATTGCAATGAATTATAAATTATTAAAAAGCAAACTTATTTTCCATGATCTGCCCGGCATTGGGAAATACCGTACCACGTCATACTTTTGATGGGTAATATTATTTACCTCGCCCTTTACCTGCATGGCCACCTGTTTTATGTGCAGCTGCCGGGTAACAAACACATCATGCACGCCCCACCCTTCCACCTGGTTGTAGGCGTTGTTCTCACCCAATACATACCGCAACCCGGAAAACAACAGGCTGTAACCGGCCGTCCATTTACGGTAGCTTACACTGGCCAATGCCGAACCGGAGTGATCGGGTGTATACGGGATGCGGTTCTTCCAGGTAGCAGAAGCGGGGTCAGTAACATCCAGCGCATGCTGAAAGGTGTAACTCATGCGGGTGAACCAGCTTACCTGTTCACTGAAAGCGCCATCTGCTTCAGTGGATACATCCACCCCTTTGATGCTTACCCTGCCCAGGTTCAGCATCGTCCACCCAAACAGGTATTTCCCCGGAATGGCCACTATTTTATCCTTTATTGAATTGTAATACGCATCCACACTGATGCTAAGGTGTTTTACCACGCCCTTCACCGGCGATGCATACACAATGCCGGCATTGTATTGCCGTGCATATTCGGGCCGCAGCGACACATTGCCAATGATGCGGTAATACAGGTCGTTGAAAGTGGGCATTCTGAAAACATGTTTATAAAACAGGCGCAGCATAAACGGGCTTTGCGCCGATACCTTTCCATTAAAGGCGAAGGAAGGTGTTAACTTATTGATGGTGCCGGCGGCTTTGCCACTTTTTACCTGGTCATTGATGGTTGTAAGCAAGGCTGAGCCATTGAGCTGCCAGAGCGGGCGGGCATAATTCAACGCCACGTTGTTCCAAAAGCTTTTACGGGTAGGATACACAAAATCGGCCATATTGGAGTTCAGCTTCATATACGCCGCATCTGACGAGGCGGAGGCTGTTAAACGTTCCCCTATCAGCTGACTCAATGCGGCACTGGCGTAATATTCGTATTGGGTAAACCGGTTATCGAGCCCGTTGGTATTATTCAAATAATCCGGATCGATGTACCGGGTATAGCTGCGGGTGGCCTTTGCAGACACCAGTAACCCCGTTTTGTTATGATTGAAATATTTCCGGTAGCGGCTTTGTAAATAATAGTCTTCATTCCACAAATGCTGCGCAGACCGGTCGTTATAAAAAACCACCGTGCCCGGTAAGCCGCGGCTGCTGTTATACCCCGACAATTTTACCTGCCAGGTGGCGCTGTCGGCAAACTGTTTCAACAAATTCACTTCGCCCTGAAAAGATTTCACATCAGTATTCTGACGTTTGGCGTGTGTTGAGGAAGTACCATTATCGAGATAATACGGATAATTTCCCTTTGAAACAATGCCTTCTGCATTTACCCCAATGGCCATGTGTTTGGGCAATACCAGGTTCATGCCGGCAGCAGGTTGCCATAAACCAAAGGAGCCAGCCTTCAGGCCCGCCTGCCAACGATTGTGTTGCAGGGCTTCGGTTGAAAATGAAAGGGTGTTAATAGACAGCATGGCAGCGGAGGCATAGGCCCGCGCGGGCTGCAGCATAGTTTGTGCATTCGCCTGTTGCAGATCGATGCTTTGCACAAAGGTCACCGAGTACTTGCTCAGGTCTATTTGCCCGGTTTGCGCATCAGACACGGGGATGCCATCGTACGTGATACCGGTATGTTCAGCACCCAGGCTTCTTACCGAAACGGTTTTCAGGCCACCAACACCGCCATAATCTTTTACCAGTACACCAGAGAAGAACCGGGCCGCATCGCCTACCGTAGGCGCATTGATTTGTTGAAGGGTTTGCCGGCTTAATGATTGCGCAGGCGTAATAGCCGTGAAGGTTTGTTTCTTTTTCTGAGAACCTACCGTTACTTTTTCCAACGTTTTTACACTGTCTTGCTGTTGCGCAAAAAGTATAGCCGGCCATAACAGCCAGACGCCAAGGAATGCATATGTGATAAAAGCAGTCTTCAATCAATTGTGTTTGGGCACAACAATGGAACAAACAGTAAAAACAATAAGCGGAGAGACAAAAGCAGGCCTTTTGTTTTTACCAGCTTCTTCCACGAAAGCCGATAAATAAGTTGGCTATGGCAGGTCTTCTGGCTCGTTTCATTTGTTCAACACCTTCCCGCCCTTCCAATGGGGACAGTGGTTGTAGATTGAACACTTGTGGATGCTGACAGATCCACGAAACTTACAGCTGCGGGACAGCCCCGGAGTTACACCGGGTTCCCTTTTAATCCAAATCCCCGTTTAAGTGGGGACCGGAACCATAACTGGCGCAAATGTAGGGTATTTTCGGTATACGCTGGTGAATTACAGAGAAGTTGACAGGTTAACAGGTCGACAAGTTAACACGTTGACGGGTTTACACGTTGACAGGTTAATGGGTAAGAAGGAGGTTTTGGATGTATAAGGGAGGAGGTTGATAGAGTTGACGAAGTTGATAGGGTTGATAAAGGTATTAAACGCTGTATTCCTTGTTAACTTGTTAACCTATCAACTTATCAACTATCCCTCTATCAACTTCGTCAACTTTATCAACCCTATCAACCTACTTCGAAACGCGTACTTCAAATTTATCTTTCAAGCAAGTATAAGGATCAACCACCTCATACACAGTTTTAACAGCAGTGGGTTTTACCGTAATTGTCCTGGTAGTGGCTGTGCCTTTGTTCCATTTGTAGGTACCAATAAAAGAAGCTTTCAGGGTGGCGGTTTCGCCTTTTTTGATGGTGATGATCTCGTTCTTGTTTACGTCTTTCATCATTACAAAGTGGTCCCTGATCAGGCCGTCGGAGCAGATCCATTTCAACACCAGGCGGTTCTCATTTACTTCAAGCATGGAGGCGCCGCCGAGTTCGTTGTATGAATAATAAAAGGCATCGTGCGGATAGGTAGCCTGCCGGGCACCCATGGCGCCGGCTGAACCGGTTACCACATACACTGTTCCCCGGTTGGCCGAATCTTTTATATACGGACAGGAATTGGCGCTGCCATCATACAATGCAGTGGAAGAGCTCAGGTTATGCCGGGCTGCATTGAAAGTGGCTTCCATTCCATAATGCCCGTTCATCAATCGCGATCTTTCGTACAAATGACTGTGTCCGCAAATGATGAGGTCAACCCCATAGCGCTCGAGAATGCGAATGAAGTTCTCTCTTATTTTTACCAGTTCTGTCTCCTGGTCGCTGTTATGCGAGCCCATGGTATACGGCGGATGGTGCCAGTACGCCACAACCCAACCTCTTTTGGTATTGTGAAAGGCGTCGAGGTCTTTTTTTATCCATTGCACCTGGGCGCCCAGGGTATCGTACAGGCGGGTTTCTTTATCTTCCTTTCCGTAGGAGTCAATAGACAGGAAGTGCACATTGCCGATATCAAATGAATAATAGGCCTGGCTGCCGGAAGCTACGCCCCCACACTCCCCATTGGTGGGCATGGAGAAGTTCTGGTAATAGGCAATATCATGGGTTGATTGCGCCGTTGCTTTATACTGATCAAAATCATTGTAGTCGTGGTTACCGGGTGCGGGAAACACAGGATAATGCTTCAGCAGGTTATCTTTATAAATATTGAAGAATTTCTCCTGGAACTCGGGGTCCTGGCCGGAAAAATAAGCATTATCACCCAGCAGGATCCAGGCATCCATCGGTTTATTATCCAGGTACTTTATCACCTGGTCGCGTACCGAGCGCTGGTTAACGGAGTTGTTGCCGCAATCGCCAAACACGCCGATGCGGTAACTGCCTTCTTCACCGGGAGGCGGCAGGGTAACAAAATAATTGTCGGTTCCTTTTTGCAACGTATCACCTGCGCCCCCTCCAATGGCATAATAGTATTTGGTACGGGGAGTAAGACCAGTGATGGTAACCTTGTGCTCAAAAGTGAGCATTGGGTCCGAGGCCAGCCCGGTCAATTTTTTATCATCGGCGCTATAGTTCACCACGCTTCTTTGTAAGGCATCGGTACGCCAGCGGATAACAATACTGGTACTGCTGGCCACCTGTAAATAGGGCCCGCGGATCAAATGCGCCTGCACGTCGATCTTTCTTTGTGCGCTGCTGATGAAGGGCGCCAGCAACCCGGCCAAAGCCATCCCGGCAATTAATTTCGTTTTCAATTACTGATTTGATTTTTTGATGAACAATCCTGTTGGTTCCGCATCATCCAGCGTATGGATAAAGCTTACAATACTGGCAGCTTCGTTGGGCGTAAGGTGTAATGGAAGTGGAGATAAGGTTTGGTTGGGGATGGGCAGTTTTAACCCCGCTGCCCCACCCTGGTTATAAAATTCAATTACGGCTTCCAGGGTTTTGAAAGCGCCATTGTGCATATAGGGCGCCGTGGCAGCCGTATTGCGCACCGTAGGCGTTTTGAAGGCCTGTTTATAGTAGTCCATGGGAAACAGCGGATACCGGCCCATGTCGGTATCTGCTACAGGATGCAACAGATCATCGGTACGCGTAATGCCCGGCACTTCAAATTCCGTACGATCGTATAAGGGCGGCGTTAACCCATTGAACAGCGGCGCAAAATGACAGGTACCGCATTGCGCCTGGCCCATAAACAGGTTGAACCCTTTTATTTCATCTTCACTCAATGCAGGTCCTTTTCCCTGGATGTAATCATCAAACCGGGAACTGCGGGGATTCAAACTGCGCACATATGCGGCTATGCATCGGGCTATTTGATCGATGGGCGATGCAGCGCCCATCAGTTTGCTGTAGGTGGTATCCTGCTGCAGGTGTTTCACCAAAGCGAGTGAATCGGCATTCATTTCCTGTACATTGAACAGCACCGTTTTCACCTGGCTTTGCAGGCTTTCAGCTTTTCCATCCCAGAACTGCCGGTACTGAAATGCGGAATAGAATAACGATGGCGCATTGCGTGGTACGTGCGAATGGCCATCAAATGCATTACTGGTGGTTAGTCCATCGGTGAAATGTTTTTCGGGCTGGTGACAGGTAGCGCAACTGATCTTATTATTGCCAGATAGGCCGGGATCGAAAAACAAGCGGCGGCCCAGACCTATCTGCCATTGCGCGCTGCTATCGGCCCCAAGAAAAGCGATTAAGTTGAGGAAGGCCGGATTGAACAAATCACCTGCTTCATAATTCAATACATGGGTTGTATTCAGTTGTAATTGCAATTCCTTTATGAATACCTGCAACGACCGTTGCAACGGCAGCGCATAGTTGGTTAGAAAATGAAGACGGTCGAAGCTGTCAAAATCAGGATGCTGGTGCAACCAGGCAATGCCGCCTGACAGGTAATTAGCCACCTCCACCCCTGTTTTGGTTGCCTTCTCCCGGAAAGGCTGTAATACCGTTTGCAGGGCGCGGAGCGACATTTCCGACTCGGCAATGCCTGTCTTTAGCAAGGGGGCATCAAACCCGGTTATGCTTAAAGTAATTACCCGTACCAATTCCAGTTGTATGCTTTCCAGCAATTGTTTGTCATTAGCGGTAAAGCCGTATAACAAAGCATTGAGGTCTTTTGCGGAGGAGGTAACCACATCGGCCTGTTGTAATAATTCCAACTTTTTAGTGGCAGGATGCGCCTCATACAACAGGCTTTCTATCACCTGGAATCCGGTTGGTTCCCGGTACTCCATGTAGGGTTCTTCTATCTCATACTTCGGGGCGCTGTTATAAATAAGCGCGGCGCTTTTGAAGAAATATTCCAGGAAGAAGGCGATCTTTTTATACTGTAAGCGGGTGTTCTTTAATGCCAGGCGGGCTTTTATAACAGAAGCAGGATCATCATCCAGCTTATCAATCGACTGCTGCAGCTCACCGGTAGCCGAGGCAAAGACCTCCGCATTGGTTTTGAAATACGCCAATGCAACTGGCACCCCAATATCGGGCTTTGACCGCGTAAAGCCGGCCGCCATTGCCAGGCAGAAGCTCCAAACGATCATTCCGGCGGATATTTTCAAACGTACTGTATGAGTTGCTACAAATTTCACCTGCTATTAAAAGCGGCAAAGAAACGACTTGAATGTTATGGTTATATTAACTGTCTGAACTGCTTATTATTCGACTTTTTTATAACGACAGTGTCGCACTGGTTGAATTTCGCAAACGCCTTCAGGGCATCAGCAAATTTCTTCAGCATGTCCTTAGTAAGTTTCACCGGTTCAAAGTGCAGGTTGTGCACGATCAGTTCGTTTTGTTTGCGATCGGCTTTTGAATCCATGCGTGCTACAAAGGTATCGCCTATGAGTACGGGCAGGGAGAAATAGCCGTATTTCCGCTTGGGCGCCGGCACAAAACATTCTATCTG
The Niastella koreensis GR20-10 genome window above contains:
- a CDS encoding SusC/RagA family TonB-linked outer membrane protein gives rise to the protein MKKTKLVIAFGVVLLCLVNTLYARENFQVIRRDSIPSIYHKVRIYVKDLSGDTGLNKALVMIGKHRFYTNENGYAELDSVKNYQVVNISRIGYLSQDKKVEPELTVRLIKQERDVPLEDFTNGLYQRPLENTAAAYSVIDGAELRKVNALNFISVLRYFAPSLIVEVNNYTGNDPNAAPAISIRGRNNFPASATMATHGGVSNTNAQLNPSTGDFVASDIYNPNQPVIILNGVQVALQSVLDIDVNRIERIVVLKDAVATAAYGARGGNGVLLIQTLKPKAGRMNVTYTGQVQIASPDLSSYHLPTAAEKLGLDKAAGVYTNNAAAWQNRQQQVDDGVNTNWLAVPTQTGIGQRHSLSLEGGDLDIAYGADVAYNAMQGVMKGSGRKNINLGAYLNVHVKNVFLTNYLSVTSSKAANSPYGNFADYAKQNAFWDPVNPVTHGFKKLLDMYANPDTVRFFNPAWNGGLSTTNTTDYSRLSDVLSAVWSIGNGFKLSGRMSISKQSDETNNFLPPSHLAFANFPPDSFFKRGTYTQIANDFLSIDGNLNLDYTKKIDRHQLYVSTGVIAQQTNSQSAGITLAGFTSDKFADLALGNAYLNTRPDAGKITTRLISGYGNLGYSYDNRYQLEGTVNADESSQYSKNHPATIHWSAGASWSLHQEHFFQPNNILSTLRLYGSVGTTGNLFYQSYLGKTSFNYITSRQYVSTGSTGLGTRDVGIGAYLTGFGNENLQAPETQQQNVGMDVSLFRNRISLTVNAYRNTTTNLVLPVTSPVYTGFQNFSYYDNGADIENKGLEFDLNAQLIRDTKKKLFWSVRVNGIHNENRITAVTDYLQTLNTLNDAATTDQTRPQPRYVKGESLTGIWAVKSLGIDAATGQEKFVKADGTETFTWDAADKIPAGDYDPKWQGSFGTSVTVKNWSADFYCFYQYGASAYNQTLANKVENANLMYNVDSRALNNRWSQPGDNALYKAVSVNGLKTDPTYATTRFVEKNNYISNAVASLRYSLPKSVLARIKSNYTRVGLTATNLFRSGGMNAERGIYYPFNRTYTFSLTTAF
- a CDS encoding sensor histidine kinase, whose product is MTPLLFNRRPFPVLLAHWAAWIIIYSLSYLPTALNAPRINWTLFYQQYLGLSSVNFFLFYVVAFYLLRGLGMQKTRWIWLAISCIVLVILFTYLKFRLYTYFTGQALYNNINAPEFLKQRWHKETTKPLGIFSYHFRSYFQANLFYSFSIVVVAIAYRSVIAWYLQEKSRRELENQKLKAELAFLESQINPHFLFNALNNIYALSVQENSKLTGNSLLKLSDLLRYMLYEKEEAGDLVPLDKEILHINNYIDLEKIRHRGPIHIDFSIQGEINGKMVVPLLIFPLIENACKHGILTDAKSPVTILLNVTEDRLEFSLANYCNNYQKDKAGGIGVQNVKKRLELIYGAQHSFQEIKTGNRYTVNLNIPL
- a CDS encoding LytR/AlgR family response regulator transcription factor; translated protein: MSSMFTCMVIDDEPLAIQLLANHIGKLPFLELTNEFNDPMEALLSFSNHPVDLIFLDIQMPQLNGIQFMKLLQNRSRVIITSAYQKYAIEGFEHDVVDYLLKPIRFERFYKAVEKAYKLKNPDQQPEPPKELQPATGGYIFVKVETRMVRIELDDILFVEGLKNYVSINTKTQKFISLQTMKQLEETLPHNRFVRVHKSFIIALDKISSIERQEITIQDRIVPIGLTFQEQFFKLLDAL
- a CDS encoding sensor histidine kinase produces the protein MFIFFAHWATWLLVYAITFLPMALNAPWIGWAFFCESFLVIATVNFLLFYLAAFYLMQKIEIKRTRGAWLSISCLVLPVLLTYLKFRISVYFMGHVLADKTVQLPASYREQWQEATQGTRGLFSAPFKTYFQTNIYFSFSIVVIAIAYRSAVAWYLQEKNRRELENQKLRAELSFLVMQVNPHFLFNALNNIYSLLVLENSKLAGNSILKLSELLRYMLYEKADENNKVALEREIRHINSYIDLEKMRRSERVYFNFSIEGDVCTKRVAPLLLFPLVENSFKHGVLTDPGKPVILQLNVTDEQLYFSLENYKNSHLKDTVGGIGIQNVKKRLELIYGSHFTFHETQNEEVYKVKLQLPL